The genomic interval CGTAGGTAATATGAGGTATTACGTTAAAATTTGCCCTCTGAAATTTATACGATAAATCAACAAAGTTGCTTTTAAAACTCTCATGAACTGGTGTGCCCCTATATAGTTCATCCCACAAATCTATTTGGTAGTAAAGGTAATCATCTAAAAAAGTTTGAATTGTGAAGCCTTTGTAGTCAAGTTTTAATGCTAGTTGCTTTGTATAGGTGTCGCTTGCTTTTAGTAGATCTCTGCTATTCCGGTAGTAATCAGTGTAGGCTCTATCGCTTCGGGAGCCTGCACCATAGGTGGCTGAAATATTCATCAACAAATCGTTGTCATGAATGGTATGGCCAACGCTGAGCTGGTTATGACTAAACTGTTTTCCGGTATGGGTGGCGGTGTAGGTCACTTTGCCTCCATACTCATAAGTATCGCGGGTGATTATGTTTACAACCCCAAGTCCGGCAAATCCACCATAAATGGCAGATCCTGGGCCACGAATAATTTCGATTTTTTCAACATTATCGAGCGCAAAGTGATTTCCAAATGGAACACATGCAAACATTCCGTCGTTCATGGTAAAGCCATTTACCATGAAAAGGTATTTGCCTTCATGCGCCCAAATTCCTCGAATTCCCATTCCTACTACACCCTCAACATCAACACCAAAATCAAATCCAGGTACAAAAAGATGAAACAGCTCGATTATATCTCTGGCTCCACTTCTTTTAATTTCCTCTTTAGTAATGATTGTTACAATACCCGGGGTTTCCCTAAGCCCAACTTTAGTTTTGGTGGAAATTGACACTTCAATATTTATCAAATCTTCTAATGAGAGGGAGTAGAGATCAATCTCCTTTTCCTGCGCTGTTATTGTGCTATATGCTAGTAGAATTGCAATAAATGCAAGAAACCTCATAGTTTTTTCTTGCAATATATGAATACAACCAGTAAAAGTCAATATCCCTAGAGTAATTCTTTGAAGTTGCTAATTATAGTTATAGTAGGATCGTGCTCCTCCTTTTTATGTGTAGTAGCTAACGCTACAACTTGCATACCGGCATTTATTGCAGCTTGAATTCCGGAAAATGAATCCTCAAATACAAGACATTTTTCAGGTTGAATATGCAAAAGTTCTGCGGCTTTAAGGAATATATCAGGATTGGGCTTACCAAGCCTAACCATGTTGCCATTTACTGAAACATCAATATATTCCTTTATACATGTTTTCTCAACAACAAAGTTGATGTTGCTTTGTGGAGCAGAACTGGCAATAGCAATTTTTCCCCCTTGTATTCTTAATTCCCTCATAAAATCTACAAGTCCGTCCAAGGGTTTGATGTAGGGCTGGTATAATTCCCTGTAAATGGCCTCTTTCTCTTCGCCAAGCATATCTATTTCAGTGCCAGTTAGGTTTTTCCCAAATAAGGCTTGCAAAATATCGGTGTTATTCTTTCCAAAGTATTTCCTTGTAAAGTCTTCAACTTCAAAGTTCAATCCATGTCGTTTACAAAATTCTCCCCAGGCATCAATATGGTATAGGTAGTTATCAACAATAACGCCATCCATATCGAAAATAAACCCATTGAAACTTTTCAGATCAATTCCCATTTTTATGGATTTTTAAGTTAAGCTTTGCAAAGTTAGCATTAGCCCTATCAATATTTGTGTTGAATAGAATAAAGTTTTACTATTTTTGGCATAAAGTTCGATATGTTTACTAAAATTGATGCATATGAGAACAGCATTTGTATTTACCACTTTGGTTCTGTTTTCCTTTGCTCTTAGAGCACAGGAAGTTAGCGTTTATTCCGTTAAAAATGGTAAAGGCGATTTAATAACAGTTTCAGCCGATACGCTTAATATGGGGGAGATTTACCTCGACGATTTATCCAGTGAGCATGGTGTTTTACTAATTAATTTAACTAATTCGGGTAAGAAACCCTTGCTCATTAGAAATGTTACAGGTTGCTGCGGAACAAATATTAAGACATGGTCAAAAGCACCAGTATTACCAGGTAAGCAATCGGAGATTAGGGTTGAATTTCGTATTGAGCCTAAGCCTCAACGAATAAGTAGAACGGTTACCCTAGAGTCGAACGCATTGGGCAAGCCAATAATTAAGCTACACATTGTTGGCTTGGTAATGCAACGCAAGCAGGCCAATGAACTTGTTCTATAGAAATTTGTTAAATATTGATGAAGGGGGATTGATGTCAATCCCCTTTTTTACTAAATTTAGCATGATATGAAAAAACGTTTAAACACTACCATATTCGATCTACCGGTGCAGGAACTCCGCCGGGGTTACCGTAGCGATGTGTATTTCTGGCGCGAAAAAGTTGTTCTGGAAAACCATGACCTTCACCCTAGGGTAACCATGCAGGTTTTTCAAAAGAATAACGCCATACTTTGCGGCATTGATGAGGCCATTGCTGTTCTCAAAGTGGCAAGTGGCCGATATTCCGATTACTCAAAAGCATACCAACTTTTCGATAAACTAATCGATTTAAAGAAACTTGCCAGAAAACAGTTTTTAACCGATAAAAACAGGTATCTGCAAATTGAGGAGGAGCGTATTAAGGTATCGCAGGAGTTGGATAACCTATGGATTGATGGTTTCTCGGAAATAGAGATTGATGCCCTATGGGATGGCGATTCCATATCGCCCTATGAATCTGTTATGCATATCCATGGCGATGCCTCGTTATTTGCACATCTTGAAACTATATACTTGGGTATTCTTGCACGCCGTACCAAAATTGCTACCAATGTCAGAAGGGTTGTTGAAGCGGCAAACGGTAAAACAGTTTTGTACTTTCCTGCCCGGTTCGACCATTGGGCTGTTCAGGGTGGCGATGGTTATGCTGCTCATATTGGCGGTGCATCAGGCGTTTCCACCGATGCACAGGGCGAATGGTGGGGAGCAGGTGCATCCGGAACCATTCCTCATGCCTTAATAGCCGCCGTTGGTGGCAATACAGTTAAAGCGGTTCAGTTTTTCCATGAAACATACCCTAATGCAACCCTTATAGCTTTGGTTGATTTTGATAACGATTGCGTAAATACCGCTTTGGAGTGTGCCCGCGCCATGGGCGACAAGCTATGGGGTGTTAGGCTCGACACCTCTGAGAATCTTGTCGATAAAAGCGTATTCCCATTAATGGGTACTTACAAACCTACCGGGGTTAACCCCAAGTTGGTAGAACTTGTGCGTTCAGCCCTTGACCGCGAAGGATTTTCAAATGTAAAGATTGTGGTTTCAGGAGGTTTTAACCCTGACCGTATAAGGCAATTCGAGGGAATGGGTGTTCCGGTTGATGCCTATGGTGTTGGCAGTTATCTCATGCAGGGAAGTTACGATTTTACTGCCGATATTGTTCAAGTAAATGGTAAACCCATGGCTAAGGTCGGCAGGTATTTCATGCCAAACCCACGTTTGCAAAGGTATAACCCAAACGAGTGAATACTATGAAAGCATTAATAGTGGTCGATGTACAAAACGACTTTTGCCCAGGCGGTGCCTTGGCAGTAACCGATGGCGATAAAGTGGTTGACCCCATTAACGAGCTTAGCAAACAATTTGAGGCCGATGGATTACCAATTATTTTTACCCGCGATTGGCATCCAGCTAACCATTTGTCATTCAAAGAGAATGGGGGGATTTGGCCTCCGCATTGCATTGCAGGAACTCCTGGTGCTGCTTTTCACCCCAACTTATACTTTCCCTCAGTTGCTTTTCTTGTATCTAAAGCCACCGAGCCCGATATAGAGGCATATTCAGGTTTTCAGGGAACTGGTTTAGCATCGTGGCTACGTCAAATAGATGTTGACGAGTTGGTTATTGCCGGTTTAGCCACCGATTATTGTGTGAAAAATACTGTAATTGATGCAATAAAACTTGGATTTAAGGTAACGTTAGCCCTAAATGCAATTAAGGCAGTTAATGTTAATCCAACTGATGGAGAAACGGCCATTAACGAAATGAAAAGCTTAGGGGTTCAAATCGTTTGAAAGTAAAAAAGAGAAGGGGACTTTTTTAAGCCCCCTTCATTCATTTCATTAGTTCTTTTTTAACGAGTAACAGTTAGCTTACGGGTTGTAACCGTACCATTGTCACTTTTAATTTTGATCAGATACACTCCTGTGGAAAGATTTGAAACATCTATTCTCCCTTCGGTTGTTTCTGTTCCCGATGACCACACCAATGCACCAGTAATGTTGTAAACATCAATTGTGCCCTTGGTAAACCCGGCTATGTTAACAAAAACCGATGAATTGGTTGGATTCGGATAAACAGTAAGCTTATTATCATTATTGTGAGTATCAACCCCTGAGGGCCAGGTAACGTTTAAGACTTTCTCTTTAACATATACATGAATATCGTTACCTTTCTGAACGGTTAAGGTTACAGTTTTATCTCCGTAAGTGGTGTATTTAACGGTATAAGGACCTTTACCTGTTTTTGTAGCAGGTTCAGCACCCTCGCCAAAGTTCCACTCCCACGATTCTGGCGAGCCATAGGTCATATCGGTAAATACAACAGTACTGTCGTTGCGGTAAGCAGTAGTTTTATTTACGGTGAAATTAGCTGAAAGTACCGATGCCCCTTTCTTCCACATTCCACCATAGTTAGCACTTGAGTTAAAACTTCCAGCCCAAACTGTTCCATTTGGCGAGGCACCCATATTTGTAAACTGGAAATTCTTGTAAAAGGGTGCATAATCGGTAAACGTATTACCGCCATCAACACTATAGGATACGCCCATTTTATTGGCAGAGTAGTTGGAACCAGTCGATATTAAAGTATCGGTACCTGGTATCCAGCATAAATCAGCAGTGTAAACGTTTCCGCTGGGAGCAAATTGTGTCCAGTTGGCACCGCCATCTGTGGTTCTATAGTACTTATCAATATCGTTCTCATTTCCGTAAATAATACCTTCATTGCTATTCTTGAAGGCAATTTCAAAGGCGGTTGAAGTTAATGGGGTTTGGTATACCTGCCAGCTTGCGCCTTTATTGGTTGACTTATATATTCTACCTTTATTTGTGGCAAACCAAACATTATCGCCAATAACATCATAGTAGCCAATTACGCCATATTCACCATCAAGGGGTGCTGGAATGTTGGCTTGGGATACTCTTGTCCAGTTTGCTCCTCCGTTGGTTGTGGTGTATATTTCAAAGTATCCTCCGTTAGGATCGCCCATGCAGAAGCCGTTATTAGCATCCCAGAAATGAACAACGTTTGGAAAGCCGTTAGGCTTAGTGAAAGTTGCGGATGTTTGCTGTGTCCAGGTTTTACCACCATCTTCAGTTTTGGCTATCATTCCACCTCCATTTGTACCATCGTATAGGGGCACCCAAGCGGTTTTATCGTCAATGGCGCATATCATACCTGCTGCAAAACCATTAGAATTTGCCGGGTTAATTGAACCGGCTTTCCATGTAGCACCCCCATCGGTGGTCATGGTATACTCCTTAACCTTAGCATTACTTCCCGATCCATCGTAAGCAACTGCCCATGCTACCCTATTATTTACTGCCGATATGAATTGAATACCGCGCGATGAAGTTCCAAAACCGCTGGCTTGCTGTACCCAAAGGTGTTTGAAGTCTGACTGGTTGGGTTTGATACCAATAATCATATCGTTGCTTTCGCTGAAATCGTAACTAGTTCCACTGGGTTTCATTGCCGATGCAGCATAGTATCCATTTGCATATCCACCCCATCCCCAGTTAATATGTAGTTCGCTGTTGTCGTTATACCCATCGCAAACCCATGCATGGCCTCCACTTGCAGAACTACTACCCGAATAGTAAACTGGCCTACCAGCATCAATTTCTGTTTTCACCATATTTATCCATTCGGTTTGGTTGTTTGGGTCAAAAGTGTAGATTTGAATGGTGGTTGGGTCGTAGTTAAAGTAGTTTGTAAGGGCGTACAAAACATCTCTGCTAAAAGCACCTGAACCATCGGTAGCATAGTTCATGTTTACTGCAACACCGGCATGGTAGCAAAGGGTTGCAACAGCAACTTTCTCATCATAAGTACTTGCAGCGGTAAGCTCATTCGGCATACTGGCCCAAGTGTAGGATGTTGCTTCAAAGTTGGCATACTGAGTTCCATAGGTGGAGTGTACATATTTATGCCATCCCTTTCCGTTTTGAGGCCATTGGTGGTAACGCATTATCTGCGACATTGCCGTGGCTACACAGCCTGTGGGAGTTCCGGTAGGGCAAAGCATATTATAGTAGGGCGATTGATTCCAAATGGTTGCTAAAAGCGGACCGCCACCTTTAACACCTTTAGCAATTTTCCCATCAAGTATGTCCTGCCATTCCTGCTTAACCGACTTATCCCCAATATTTGATTTTGCTGCATAGTTTACCTGCTTGGCATACCAATTTAAGCGTTCTAAAACCACAGGATTATCAATCTTTTTTGGCATAGGATTGGTAAGCGACCATCCAATAATAGGCTTTGTCTCATCATCGGACGATACGATAATGAATCCGCCTTTGCTCATAGCAAAAATGTAAAGGGCATCTTTACCATCAAACTGATGCGTGTTTACCAGTTTTAAATCGAAGGTATCAATACCTGCCCCCTTTTTTGCGCTAAGGTAGTTAATGGCAACCTTTCGGGCCAATTTTACATTAACAGGATTAGCAATAACAAGTAATCCTGAAAGCGCAAGTAGTAGTAGTG from Tenuifilum sp. 4138str carries:
- a CDS encoding HAD family hydrolase encodes the protein MGIDLKSFNGFIFDMDGVIVDNYLYHIDAWGEFCKRHGLNFEVEDFTRKYFGKNNTDILQALFGKNLTGTEIDMLGEEKEAIYRELYQPYIKPLDGLVDFMRELRIQGGKIAIASSAPQSNINFVVEKTCIKEYIDVSVNGNMVRLGKPNPDIFLKAAELLHIQPEKCLVFEDSFSGIQAAINAGMQVVALATTHKKEEHDPTITIISNFKELL
- a CDS encoding DUF1573 domain-containing protein, with amino-acid sequence MRTAFVFTTLVLFSFALRAQEVSVYSVKNGKGDLITVSADTLNMGEIYLDDLSSEHGVLLINLTNSGKKPLLIRNVTGCCGTNIKTWSKAPVLPGKQSEIRVEFRIEPKPQRISRTVTLESNALGKPIIKLHIVGLVMQRKQANELVL
- the pncA gene encoding bifunctional nicotinamidase/pyrazinamidase: MKALIVVDVQNDFCPGGALAVTDGDKVVDPINELSKQFEADGLPIIFTRDWHPANHLSFKENGGIWPPHCIAGTPGAAFHPNLYFPSVAFLVSKATEPDIEAYSGFQGTGLASWLRQIDVDELVIAGLATDYCVKNTVIDAIKLGFKVTLALNAIKAVNVNPTDGETAINEMKSLGVQIV
- a CDS encoding C10 family peptidase, with protein sequence MKKIYTLLLLALSGLLVIANPVNVKLARKVAINYLSAKKGAGIDTFDLKLVNTHQFDGKDALYIFAMSKGGFIIVSSDDETKPIIGWSLTNPMPKKIDNPVVLERLNWYAKQVNYAAKSNIGDKSVKQEWQDILDGKIAKGVKGGGPLLATIWNQSPYYNMLCPTGTPTGCVATAMSQIMRYHQWPQNGKGWHKYVHSTYGTQYANFEATSYTWASMPNELTAASTYDEKVAVATLCYHAGVAVNMNYATDGSGAFSRDVLYALTNYFNYDPTTIQIYTFDPNNQTEWINMVKTEIDAGRPVYYSGSSSASGGHAWVCDGYNDNSELHINWGWGGYANGYYAASAMKPSGTSYDFSESNDMIIGIKPNQSDFKHLWVQQASGFGTSSRGIQFISAVNNRVAWAVAYDGSGSNAKVKEYTMTTDGGATWKAGSINPANSNGFAAGMICAIDDKTAWVPLYDGTNGGGMIAKTEDGGKTWTQQTSATFTKPNGFPNVVHFWDANNGFCMGDPNGGYFEIYTTTNGGANWTRVSQANIPAPLDGEYGVIGYYDVIGDNVWFATNKGRIYKSTNKGASWQVYQTPLTSTAFEIAFKNSNEGIIYGNENDIDKYYRTTDGGANWTQFAPSGNVYTADLCWIPGTDTLISTGSNYSANKMGVSYSVDGGNTFTDYAPFYKNFQFTNMGASPNGTVWAGSFNSSANYGGMWKKGASVLSANFTVNKTTAYRNDSTVVFTDMTYGSPESWEWNFGEGAEPATKTGKGPYTVKYTTYGDKTVTLTVQKGNDIHVYVKEKVLNVTWPSGVDTHNNDNKLTVYPNPTNSSVFVNIAGFTKGTIDVYNITGALVWSSGTETTEGRIDVSNLSTGVYLIKIKSDNGTVTTRKLTVTR